A region of Alteromonadaceae bacterium 2753L.S.0a.02 DNA encodes the following proteins:
- a CDS encoding RNA polymerase sigma-70 factor (ECF subfamily), which yields MKRETPQEEAQIRAAQAGDARAFEQLLQVHYDRLYRFACTWSGNPEDAQDITQQACIKLAHSLQQFRFDCAFTTWLYRVVVTCALDWQRREQRHNHDDDTALEHHSSHDAPDAGIYLQQILGRLESWGEGFKSTLLLVFGEGLSHAETAQVLDVKESTISWRIHQIRQKLNLLECREGESHARR from the coding sequence ATGAAACGCGAAACGCCACAAGAAGAGGCGCAAATCCGCGCGGCTCAAGCCGGTGATGCGCGGGCCTTCGAGCAACTGTTGCAGGTTCACTACGACAGGCTGTATCGCTTTGCCTGTACCTGGAGCGGAAACCCGGAGGACGCGCAGGACATTACCCAGCAGGCATGTATAAAACTCGCCCATTCACTGCAACAGTTTCGCTTCGATTGTGCCTTCACTACCTGGTTGTACCGCGTTGTAGTCACCTGTGCTCTGGATTGGCAACGCCGCGAGCAACGCCACAATCACGATGACGACACTGCGCTCGAACACCACAGCAGTCACGATGCGCCCGATGCCGGAATTTACCTGCAGCAGATTCTGGGGCGTCTTGAAAGTTGGGGCGAGGGTTTCAAGTCCACACTGTTGCTGGTGTTTGGTGAAGGTCTGAGTCACGCCGAGACCGCTCAGGTGTTGGATGTCAAAGAAAGTACCATTTCTTGGCGAATCCATCAGATTCGCCAAAAACTCAACCTCCTGGAATGCCGGGAGGGGGAAAGCCATGCAAGAAGATGA